From Mycobacterium colombiense CECT 3035:
CGATCCCGGAAGCCAGCCCGACTCTGCCGCTGGCCGCCTCACTGGGCCTGACGTTCTCCTACAACGTCACCATCGGAATCCCGCTCTACATCGAGATAGTCCGCATGGTCGGGCACTGGTTCCCGGGCACCTGACGACTTAACCGAGCAGCGTTCGCACCACGGCGTCGGCCAGCAGCCGTCCGCGTGGAGTCAGGACCAGCCTGTCACCCTCGGACACCAGCAGACCGTCGGCGACCGCGCCCTCGGCGCGCTCACGCTCGGCAGAACTCAGCAATTCGACTGGGAGTCCCTGGCGCAGACGCGTTTTCAACAGCACGTCCTCGGTGTGCAAGGCGTCGGAATCCAGCTGCTCGAACCCGGCCACCGGCAGCGCCGCCGCGCTCAACCGCTCCGCATACGCGTTGGGGTGTTTGACGTTCCACCACCGCGTCGCGCCGAGATAGCCGTGTGCGCCGGGCCCGGCGCCCCACCACTGGCCGCCATCCCAGTAGCCGAGGTTGTGGCGGCACTCACCGCCGGGCCGCGACCAGTTGGACACCTCGTACCAGGACAGTCCCGCCTGCGACAGCCGGGCATCCACCAATTCGTAGCGGTGGGCCAGCACGTCGTCATCGGGTGCGGCCAGCTCGCCGCGCCGGACTCGCCGGGCCAGCGCGGTGCCCTCCTCGACGACCAGCGCGTAGGCGGAGACGTGATCCACGCCGGTCTCGATCGCGGTGTCGACCGAGCACAACAGGTCGTCGTCGGACTCCCCGGGGGTTCCGTAGATCAAATCGAGGCTGACGTGCTCAAAGCCGGCGGCCAGCGCCTCGCGGGCGGCGGCCGCGGACCGGTTCGGCGTGTGGATGCGGTCGAGGACACCCAGCACCCGCGGCGCCACCGACTGCATCCCCAGCGATACCCGGGTGTAGCCGGCCGCGCGGATGGCGTCGAAGAAATCCGGCCATGCCGACTCGGGGTTGGCCTCGGTGGTGACCTCGGCGTCGGGCGCCAGCGTGAAGTGCTGTCGCACCATGCCCAGCAGCGTCGCCATCCGCTGCCCGCCCAGCAGGGAGGGTGTCCCGCCACCGACGAAGACGGTGCTCACCGGTGGCGCCTGCAACCTCGCGGCCGCCAGTTCCAGTTCCGTCCCCAGTGCGCTGAGCCAGGCGTCCGGATTGACGCCACCTAGTTCGGCCGGGGTGTAGGTGTTGAAATCGCAGTAGCCGCAACGGGTTACGCAGAATGGCACGTGCACGTAGATGCCAAACGGCTGCCCGGCGACCACCCCGACGTCGGGCAGGTCCACCGGTTCCTCGCGATTGGCCATGCCAAATGATCCCACGACGGACGGGTCGACGCCGGGGCGTCGATTCCGCCTGCGGAGCCCACCCGTGTGCCGGAACAATCGCACGAACTTCTAAGGCTTTACGAGTGGGATCTCCCAGGCTTGCTCGGTAGTTTTAATCACCGTGAGCCAAGAAATGACCTGCTCGCGTGGCCCTTCGGCATCCATGGCACAATGGTGGCGTGACTGTCGACCAGCCCAGCCCGCACATTGTGCTCGTGGCGCGACGGCACATTGATCTCAAGCGCGTTTGCAGCTGTATCTGTCTGCCTTGACGTGGTAGACCCAGGCCCCCTGTGTCTCCAGCTGGCCGATGGTTCCGCGCCGCCTGAAAGTGCCGGTGAACTGCTCTGGCCGCGCTGGCGATCTTTTTAAGGAGAACTTCCCGATGACCACCGCCCGAGCCGCAAAGCCCCGTAACGAGGGCCAATGGGCACTGGGAAATCGTGAGCCGCTGAATCCGAACGAAGAGATGAAGCAGGCCGGCGCCCCGCTGGACGTCCGGGAGCGCATCGAGACGGTCTACGCCCAGAACGGCTTCGACAGCATCGACAAGAGCGACCTGCGGGGGCGTTTCCGCTGGTGGGGGCTCTACACCCAGCGCGAACAGGGCTACGACGGCACGTTCACCGGCGACGACAACGCCGAGCTGCTGGAAGCCAAGTACTTCATGATGCGGGTGCGATGCGACGGCGGCGCCCTGTCGGCGGCCGCGCTGCGCACCGTGGGCCAGATTTCCACCGAATTCGGCCGCGACACCGCCGACATCACCGACCGCGAGAACGTCCAGTACCACTGGATCGAGGTGGAGAACGTCCCCGAGATCTGGCGGCGGCTGGCCGAGGTCGGCCTGCAGACCGCCGAGGCGTGCGGTGACTGCCCCCGCGTGATCTTGGGCTCGCCGCTGGCCGGCGAGTCGCTCGACGAGGTGCTCGACCCCAGCTGGGCGATCGAGGAGATCGCCCGCCGCTACATCGGCCAGCCCGACTTCGCCGACCTGCCGCGCAAGTACAAGACAGCGATCTCGGGGCTGCAGGATGTGGTGCACGAGGTCAACGACATCGCGTTCATCGGCGTCAACCACCCCGAGCACGGCCCGGGGCTGGACCTGTGGGTCGGCGGTGGGCTGTCGACCAACCCGATGCTGGCCCAGCGGGTCGGCGCCTGGGTGCCGCTCGAAGAGGTGCCCGAGGTATGGAACGCGGTGACGTCGATCTTCCGCGATTACGGCTACCGACGGCTGCGGTCCAAGGCGCGGCTGAAGTTCCTGATCAAGGACTGGGGTATCGAAAAATTCCG
This genomic window contains:
- a CDS encoding Ms4527A family Cys-rich leader peptide; this translates as MARRHIDLKRVCSCICLP
- the hemW gene encoding radical SAM family heme chaperone HemW → MANREEPVDLPDVGVVAGQPFGIYVHVPFCVTRCGYCDFNTYTPAELGGVNPDAWLSALGTELELAAARLQAPPVSTVFVGGGTPSLLGGQRMATLLGMVRQHFTLAPDAEVTTEANPESAWPDFFDAIRAAGYTRVSLGMQSVAPRVLGVLDRIHTPNRSAAAAREALAAGFEHVSLDLIYGTPGESDDDLLCSVDTAIETGVDHVSAYALVVEEGTALARRVRRGELAAPDDDVLAHRYELVDARLSQAGLSWYEVSNWSRPGGECRHNLGYWDGGQWWGAGPGAHGYLGATRWWNVKHPNAYAERLSAAALPVAGFEQLDSDALHTEDVLLKTRLRQGLPVELLSSAERERAEGAVADGLLVSEGDRLVLTPRGRLLADAVVRTLLG
- a CDS encoding nitrite/sulfite reductase, which codes for MTTARAAKPRNEGQWALGNREPLNPNEEMKQAGAPLDVRERIETVYAQNGFDSIDKSDLRGRFRWWGLYTQREQGYDGTFTGDDNAELLEAKYFMMRVRCDGGALSAAALRTVGQISTEFGRDTADITDRENVQYHWIEVENVPEIWRRLAEVGLQTAEACGDCPRVILGSPLAGESLDEVLDPSWAIEEIARRYIGQPDFADLPRKYKTAISGLQDVVHEVNDIAFIGVNHPEHGPGLDLWVGGGLSTNPMLAQRVGAWVPLEEVPEVWNAVTSIFRDYGYRRLRSKARLKFLIKDWGIEKFREVLEQEYLKRPLIDGPAPEPLKHPIDHVGVQRLKNGLNAVGVASIAGRVSGTILTAVADLAEQAGSDRIRLTPYQKLVILDVPDDKLDELVAGLEALGLQSRPSHWRRNVMACTGIEFCKLSFAETRVKAQSLVPELESRLADINEQLDVPITVNINGCPNSCARIQVADIGLKGQMVDDGEGGSVEGFQVHLGGSLGLDSGFGRKLRQHKVTGDELGDYIERVTRNFLKYRGEGERFAQWAMRADEDDLR